The Gemmata palustris genome includes a region encoding these proteins:
- a CDS encoding DUF1559 domain-containing protein — translation MTKRHAFTLIELLVVIAIIAILIGLLLPAVQKVREAAARMKCSNNLKQLGLAMHNHESAMGVFPQGRNAYPQVVSAPARLLAYVEQENLQRLIDPNGTLAAGSQNDLAGKNRVGLLVCPSDSQNGQVPGSTYFGTNYVACNGTGVTFDTAGNITGYLKIGDGNGVFAQKPTRIADITDGTSNTVAFSESLLGSASTVSGPPTDPQTIRSVVLEVSGGNDPTPADCGSGNGVWNPRRSEQWINGHYGNTLYNHYYPPNPVGKWDCGNGSHNKGLAAARSNHTGGVSTLLSDGSVRFVRDSVAIDTWRALATRSGGEVVPGDF, via the coding sequence ATGACCAAGCGCCACGCTTTTACTCTAATTGAACTGCTCGTTGTGATCGCGATCATCGCGATTCTGATCGGCCTGCTGCTCCCCGCGGTGCAAAAGGTACGCGAGGCCGCGGCCCGCATGAAGTGCTCGAACAACCTCAAACAACTCGGACTCGCGATGCACAATCACGAGAGCGCGATGGGGGTGTTCCCGCAAGGGCGTAACGCTTATCCCCAGGTCGTATCGGCCCCGGCCCGCCTGCTCGCTTACGTCGAGCAAGAGAACCTGCAGCGGCTCATCGACCCGAACGGCACGCTCGCGGCCGGCAGTCAGAACGACCTCGCAGGAAAGAACCGCGTCGGGCTGCTCGTGTGCCCGAGCGATTCGCAGAACGGCCAAGTCCCCGGTAGCACGTACTTCGGTACCAACTACGTCGCGTGCAACGGCACCGGGGTGACGTTCGACACGGCCGGGAACATCACGGGGTATCTGAAAATCGGGGACGGGAACGGCGTCTTCGCCCAAAAGCCCACGCGGATCGCGGACATCACCGACGGCACCTCGAACACGGTCGCGTTCAGCGAGAGCCTGCTCGGTAGTGCTTCGACCGTGAGCGGCCCCCCGACCGACCCGCAGACGATCCGATCGGTGGTACTGGAAGTGTCCGGCGGAAACGACCCGACTCCGGCCGATTGTGGCAGCGGCAACGGCGTGTGGAACCCGCGCCGCAGCGAGCAGTGGATCAACGGGCACTACGGCAACACGCTCTACAATCACTACTACCCGCCCAACCCGGTCGGGAAGTGGGATTGCGGTAACGGCAGCCACAACAAGGGTTTGGCCGCGGCCCGCAGCAACCACACAGGGGGCGTAAGTACCCTTCTCTCCGACGGATCGGTGCGATTCGTCCGTGATTCCGTGGCAATTGACACGTGGCGCGCGCTCGCGACGCGGAGCGGCGGCGAGGTCGTTCCGGGCGATTTCTAA
- a CDS encoding RNA polymerase sigma factor, which translates to MTREPEPPLPDEEAEWIRAAQAGDRSAFAQLIDCYWDRLYRWLYHLTRDRHTAEDLTQETFLRALAAVKSFRPGSNFRAWVFRIGHNNFVNQKRADRRTKHQLPDDAPAPGEGSVEANAENRETLEVVNQAVADLPSDFRSAILLRVHEGLSFREIAKVLNTTEETARWRVFKARQKLMKVLSPELLPPGAVSEEAKE; encoded by the coding sequence GTGACCCGTGAACCAGAGCCACCCCTCCCCGACGAGGAGGCCGAATGGATACGGGCCGCCCAAGCCGGCGACCGGTCCGCGTTCGCGCAGTTGATCGATTGCTACTGGGACCGCCTGTACCGCTGGCTCTACCACCTGACGCGGGACCGGCACACGGCCGAAGACCTGACCCAGGAAACGTTCCTGCGGGCGCTCGCGGCGGTGAAGTCGTTCCGGCCGGGTAGTAACTTCCGGGCGTGGGTGTTCCGCATCGGGCACAACAACTTCGTGAACCAGAAGCGTGCCGATCGGCGAACCAAGCACCAGCTCCCGGACGACGCCCCGGCGCCGGGAGAAGGGAGCGTCGAGGCCAATGCGGAGAACCGCGAGACTCTGGAAGTGGTTAACCAGGCCGTCGCCGACCTGCCCTCCGACTTCCGCTCGGCGATCCTGCTCCGCGTCCACGAGGGACTGTCCTTCCGCGAGATCGCGAAGGTGCTCAACACCACGGAAGAGACGGCCCGGTGGCGCGTGTTCAAGGCCCGACAGAAACTGATGAAGGTACTTTCGCCGGAACTGCTCCCGCCCGGGGCGGTTTCAGAAGAGGCAAAAGAGTGA
- a CDS encoding TIGR03067 domain-containing protein translates to MKLRTFSGAVVLAVCVVTGPAPADEKDDKIKGIAAKAEAARIEAEKIEGTWTATAGTRDGKPLAKDDLAKLSITLVGPKAKQFIGNTTSLAGYLPEGSVNAANISWGVTPGTSPREIDFARNYGARTSNYPGIYELKADELTLCADFTPSPDGPPMRKRPTKLDAPKGSPYTLLTFKRAQP, encoded by the coding sequence ATGAAACTCCGAACCTTCTCGGGTGCGGTCGTTCTGGCCGTGTGCGTGGTTACCGGTCCCGCACCGGCAGACGAGAAGGATGACAAAATCAAAGGGATTGCAGCGAAAGCGGAAGCAGCAAGGATCGAGGCGGAAAAGATCGAGGGGACGTGGACCGCAACGGCCGGGACGCGCGACGGCAAACCGCTGGCGAAAGACGATCTCGCGAAACTGTCGATCACCCTCGTCGGCCCGAAAGCGAAGCAGTTCATCGGCAATACGACTTCGCTGGCCGGGTACCTTCCCGAGGGCTCGGTAAACGCGGCGAACATTAGCTGGGGCGTCACCCCGGGCACATCGCCCCGCGAAATCGACTTCGCGCGCAACTACGGCGCCCGCACATCAAACTACCCCGGTATCTACGAACTGAAGGCCGATGAACTCACGCTCTGCGCTGACTTCACGCCCAGTCCCGACGGTCCGCCGATGCGGAAGCGCCCGACCAAGTTAGATGCGCCCAAGGGCTCGCCCTACACGCTCCTCACTTTCAAACGCGCGCAGCCGTAA
- a CDS encoding S8 family serine peptidase has translation MGFPDRSRFGRTRLAVELLEDRTTPTKFAELTLPELVATGAVAGDRVNVVMSATTNNASDAAALAAAPFASSVKALGFGIYSVTLTTGTSLGTAAAYYSARPGVATVTPDVVIQVQRTPNDPSYSSLYGMTKIGAPAAWDSSTGNRNFVVAVIDTGVDYNHPDLAANMWKNAGEIAGNGVDDDRNGYIDDIYGWDFANNDNNPMDDNGHGTHVAGTIGAVGNNGVGVAGVNWSTQIMALKFLSASGSGYTSNAVAALNYAVARGVKLSNNSWGGGGYDSSLAAAIGRAQTAGHIFVAAAGNSGQNIDAIASYPASYIQSYNNVVTVAATGSNDALASFSNYGASSVTLAAPGVGILSTTPNNTYSSFSGTSMAAPHVTGAIALYWSANPTLAYSQVIAKLKSSVDPVSGLSGKVSTGGRLNVGKMFASTSPPVVSPGPKVTAATFSGATATQLSKVRVTFDRAINASTFTAADVASFTGPNGAITTSYSIVPVAGTNNTQFDITFGAQTVGGNYSLTFGPNIADATGKLMDQNGNGTAGEATADRYTAAGTLVLNVTKTYSATGLPLAIRDYLTTTSTITITDAIQISDLNVKVNLTHTYDSDLVITLTAPTVNGVAGKTVTLFNRRGGSGDNLTNTTFDDEAAVALASAAAPFNGTFRADALLSAFDGSNVQGVWTLKVTDMAAYDTGSLTGWSLVVSGTTGTGPSGKSMALGFHDEPTFAHEGAAPLAFDAAPIAVEVSAPARSASAPSFAVDYGTSRASAPVSWMAPEAERRASAWADNARGEADTSFTPRESRFAAHDDFDAPHAAAVATLYFAPESSDSGAASDFFFDAE, from the coding sequence ATGGGATTCCCTGACCGGTCGCGCTTCGGCCGCACGCGCCTCGCCGTGGAACTGCTCGAAGACCGCACCACGCCCACCAAGTTCGCCGAACTCACGCTGCCGGAACTCGTCGCGACCGGGGCCGTCGCCGGGGACCGCGTGAACGTGGTCATGAGCGCCACGACCAACAACGCCTCCGATGCCGCGGCCCTCGCCGCGGCGCCGTTCGCATCGAGTGTGAAGGCACTCGGGTTCGGCATCTACAGTGTTACGCTGACGACCGGGACCAGCCTCGGGACCGCGGCCGCCTACTACTCGGCGCGCCCCGGCGTCGCCACGGTCACGCCCGACGTGGTGATCCAGGTCCAGCGGACGCCCAACGACCCGTCGTACTCGTCGCTCTACGGGATGACGAAGATCGGCGCCCCGGCCGCGTGGGACTCCAGCACGGGGAACCGGAACTTCGTCGTCGCGGTCATCGACACCGGCGTGGACTACAACCACCCGGACCTCGCCGCGAACATGTGGAAGAACGCCGGCGAGATCGCGGGCAACGGCGTCGACGACGACCGCAACGGGTACATCGACGACATTTACGGGTGGGACTTCGCCAACAACGACAACAACCCGATGGACGACAACGGGCACGGCACGCACGTGGCCGGCACCATCGGTGCGGTGGGGAACAACGGGGTCGGCGTCGCGGGGGTGAACTGGTCGACCCAGATCATGGCGCTGAAGTTCCTCAGCGCCAGCGGGAGCGGGTACACGAGTAACGCCGTCGCCGCCCTCAACTACGCGGTGGCACGGGGGGTGAAGCTCTCGAACAACAGTTGGGGCGGGGGCGGGTACGACAGCTCGCTGGCCGCGGCCATCGGGCGCGCGCAGACCGCGGGGCACATCTTCGTCGCCGCGGCCGGGAACAGCGGGCAGAACATCGACGCCATCGCGAGCTACCCGGCGAGCTACATCCAGAGCTACAACAACGTCGTCACGGTCGCGGCGACCGGCAGCAACGACGCCCTCGCGAGCTTCTCGAACTACGGGGCCAGTTCCGTCACGCTCGCCGCGCCCGGCGTGGGCATCCTCAGCACGACACCGAACAACACGTACAGCAGCTTCAGCGGCACCTCGATGGCGGCGCCGCACGTGACCGGGGCCATCGCGCTGTACTGGAGCGCGAACCCGACGCTCGCCTACTCGCAGGTCATCGCCAAGCTGAAGAGCTCCGTGGACCCGGTCTCCGGCCTGAGCGGGAAGGTCTCCACCGGGGGCCGGCTGAACGTCGGGAAGATGTTCGCGTCCACCAGCCCGCCGGTCGTCTCGCCCGGCCCCAAGGTAACCGCCGCGACCTTCAGCGGCGCCACGGCCACGCAACTCAGCAAGGTGCGCGTCACCTTCGACCGGGCCATCAACGCGAGCACCTTCACCGCGGCCGACGTCGCCAGCTTCACGGGGCCGAACGGCGCGATCACCACGAGCTACAGCATCGTGCCGGTGGCCGGTACGAACAACACGCAGTTCGACATCACCTTCGGCGCGCAAACGGTCGGCGGGAACTACTCGCTGACGTTCGGGCCGAACATCGCCGACGCGACCGGCAAGCTGATGGACCAGAACGGCAACGGCACCGCGGGCGAGGCGACCGCGGACCGGTACACCGCGGCCGGCACGCTGGTCCTGAACGTGACCAAGACGTACTCCGCGACCGGGTTGCCGCTGGCGATCCGCGACTACCTGACGACGACCTCGACCATCACCATTACCGACGCGATCCAGATCAGCGACCTGAACGTGAAGGTGAACCTCACGCACACGTATGACAGCGACCTGGTCATCACGCTAACGGCCCCGACCGTGAACGGCGTGGCGGGCAAGACGGTCACGCTGTTCAACCGGCGCGGCGGGAGCGGCGACAACCTCACCAACACCACGTTCGACGACGAAGCGGCGGTTGCGCTGGCGAGCGCCGCGGCGCCGTTCAACGGCACGTTCCGGGCCGACGCGCTGCTCTCCGCGTTCGACGGCTCGAACGTTCAGGGCGTGTGGACGCTGAAGGTGACCGACATGGCCGCCTACGACACCGGCAGCCTGACCGGGTGGTCGCTGGTCGTGAGCGGTACCACCGGCACCGGACCCAGCGGGAAGTCGATGGCCCTCGGGTTCCACGACGAGCCGACGTTCGCGCACGAGGGCGCTGCGCCGCTCGCGTTCGACGCGGCCCCGATCGCGGTCGAGGTGAGCGCGCCGGCCCGCAGCGCATCGGCCCCGTCGTTCGCCGTTGACTACGGCACGTCGCGCGCCAGCGCTCCGGTGTCGTGGATGGCACCGGAAGCCGAGCGCCGGGCGTCCGCGTGGGCGGACAACGCACGGGGCGAAGCGGACACGAGCTTCACGCCGCGCGAATCCCGGTTCGCCGCGCACGACGACTTTGATGCGCCGCACGCCGCGGCGGTCGCAACGCTCTACTTCGCCCCGGAATCCTCCGACTCCGGCGCCGCGAGCGACTTCTTCTTCGACGCGGAGTAA
- a CDS encoding HDOD domain-containing protein: MSVLLLRAPRTERPFQAAPRKIVVTGLDRPDTYPTLSDTTVRVMGMAARDDVSVAEVAGIVRCDAVLAAGVLRAANSCALRGGRAIEDVHQAVLRMGLHECCNLLRTMGVKNVYNRCSAAVQERCDAILKHSLFVARLAAGISKDAGIGHPGSAFTAGLLHDIGRLVACVKCPDDATAVSVLTADESEDTPRLEREHLGSDHCSIGHAFAVRNKLPETIARAILHHHRPAGETAHRELVALVAVAERLAAHVQRKHNIVGYNLVACPHFPVLAHGWTPVRAAAFHKALPGTVVQAIRDTRAMLKSCG; the protein is encoded by the coding sequence ATGTCGGTCCTCCTGCTCCGAGCGCCGCGAACCGAGCGCCCGTTCCAGGCCGCCCCGCGCAAGATCGTCGTCACCGGTCTCGACCGGCCGGACACCTACCCGACGCTCTCGGACACCACGGTCCGGGTGATGGGGATGGCCGCCCGCGACGACGTGTCGGTCGCCGAGGTCGCCGGGATCGTGCGCTGCGACGCGGTGCTCGCGGCCGGCGTGCTGCGGGCCGCGAACAGTTGCGCGCTGCGGGGGGGCCGCGCCATCGAGGACGTACACCAGGCCGTTCTGCGAATGGGGCTGCACGAGTGCTGCAACTTGCTCCGCACGATGGGCGTGAAGAACGTGTACAACCGCTGCTCGGCGGCCGTTCAGGAGCGGTGCGACGCGATCCTCAAGCACTCGCTCTTCGTCGCCCGGCTCGCGGCCGGGATCAGCAAGGACGCGGGCATCGGGCACCCCGGGTCGGCGTTCACCGCGGGCCTGCTCCACGACATCGGGCGCCTGGTGGCGTGCGTGAAGTGCCCGGACGACGCGACCGCGGTGAGCGTGCTGACCGCCGACGAGAGCGAGGACACGCCCCGGCTCGAGCGCGAGCACCTGGGGAGCGACCACTGCTCGATCGGCCACGCCTTCGCGGTCCGCAACAAGCTCCCAGAAACCATCGCCCGCGCCATCCTTCACCACCACCGCCCGGCCGGGGAGACCGCCCACCGCGAACTGGTCGCGCTGGTCGCGGTCGCCGAGCGGCTCGCGGCCCACGTTCAGCGGAAGCACAACATCGTCGGGTACAACCTGGTCGCGTGCCCGCACTTCCCGGTGCTGGCCCACGGCTGGACCCCCGTCCGCGCCGCGGCGTTCCACAAAGCGCTTCCGGGCACCGTTGTCCAGGCCATCCGCGACACCCGCGCCATGCTGAAGTCGTGCGGGTAG
- a CDS encoding DUF1501 domain-containing protein gives MHDNANQFCRRTRREFLWETGAGFGALGLTGLMGADPLLANDVKGGIKFANPMAPRKPMVPAKAKAVIFLFMYGGPSQVDTFDEKPELAKLDGKTIPVKTFGRGGHKSTGRVVGPKFAFKSYGKCGKRVSDLFPNVGTCVDDIAFLHSMYAESPIHGSGLMMMNSGRLLSGSPCLGSWVTYGLGSENENLPGFVVMLDHSGGPINGPKNWSSGYMPAAYQGVQIRADKTPIHDLALPEGTTRAQQRDLLDRLKEKNEQHLTARADNSELMARIASYELAFKMQEHAPEAVDFSKETAETKALYGIDEKRTEDFGRKCLLARRLVERGVRFIQIYSGGNHNDHNWDAHGDLVKNHSLHAGNTDKPIAGLLKDLKRRGLLDSTIVIWSGEFGRQPTAEYAQGTGRDHNAYGFTSWMAGGGIKGGISVGTTDELGNFAVDDRFHVKNLHATVLQQMGLDPNKLTYFYGGLDQKLVGVEGAEPIKQLI, from the coding sequence ATGCACGATAACGCGAACCAGTTCTGCCGCCGCACCCGGCGCGAGTTCCTGTGGGAGACCGGGGCCGGGTTCGGCGCGCTCGGGCTCACGGGGCTGATGGGCGCCGACCCGCTCCTCGCGAACGACGTAAAGGGGGGCATCAAGTTCGCCAACCCGATGGCCCCGCGGAAGCCGATGGTTCCGGCCAAGGCCAAGGCCGTAATCTTCCTGTTCATGTACGGCGGGCCGAGCCAGGTCGACACGTTCGACGAGAAGCCCGAACTCGCGAAGCTCGACGGGAAGACGATCCCGGTCAAGACGTTCGGGCGCGGCGGGCACAAGAGCACGGGCCGCGTCGTCGGGCCGAAGTTCGCGTTCAAGTCCTACGGCAAGTGCGGCAAGCGCGTGTCCGACCTGTTCCCCAACGTCGGCACGTGCGTGGACGACATCGCGTTCCTGCACTCGATGTACGCGGAGTCCCCGATCCACGGGTCCGGGCTGATGATGATGAACAGCGGGCGCCTGCTCTCGGGCAGCCCGTGCCTCGGCTCCTGGGTGACCTACGGCCTGGGCAGCGAGAACGAGAACCTGCCCGGGTTCGTGGTGATGCTCGACCACAGCGGCGGGCCGATCAACGGGCCGAAGAACTGGTCCAGCGGGTACATGCCGGCCGCGTACCAGGGCGTGCAGATCCGCGCCGACAAGACCCCGATCCACGACCTCGCGCTCCCGGAGGGCACCACGCGCGCCCAGCAGCGCGACCTGCTCGACCGGCTCAAGGAGAAGAACGAGCAGCACCTCACCGCGCGCGCCGACAACTCGGAACTGATGGCCCGCATTGCAAGCTACGAACTGGCGTTCAAGATGCAGGAGCACGCGCCAGAAGCCGTCGATTTCTCGAAGGAGACCGCGGAGACGAAGGCGCTCTACGGCATCGACGAGAAGCGGACCGAGGATTTCGGCCGGAAGTGCCTGCTCGCCCGCCGGCTCGTGGAGCGCGGCGTGCGCTTCATCCAGATCTATAGCGGCGGGAACCACAACGACCACAACTGGGACGCCCACGGCGACCTGGTGAAGAACCACTCGCTGCACGCGGGCAACACGGACAAGCCGATCGCCGGGTTGCTCAAGGACCTGAAGCGCCGCGGGCTGCTCGACAGTACGATCGTGATCTGGAGCGGCGAGTTCGGGCGCCAACCCACGGCGGAGTACGCCCAGGGCACCGGGCGCGACCACAACGCTTACGGGTTCACTTCCTGGATGGCCGGCGGCGGGATCAAGGGGGGAATCAGCGTCGGCACGACGGACGAACTGGGGAACTTCGCGGTGGACGACCGGTTCCACGTGAAGAACCTGCACGCGACCGTGCTCCAGCAGATGGGGCTCGATCCGAACAAACTGACGTACTTCTACGGCGGGCTGGACCAGAAGCTCGTCGGCGTCGAGGGGGCCGAGCCGATCAAGCAACTCATTTAG
- a CDS encoding PSD1 and planctomycete cytochrome C domain-containing protein codes for MTPIRFPHVLALVALAAGVVALGALAPNRSPAADEKGDPPKFTAAQVTFYEKEVLPVLQQHCLKCHGADPEKIKGEFNLATRKGVLTGGESGPAVDLAKPAESLFVKMIHYKDDQHRMPPKGKMPDKDIATLEKWVKDGLPVPADRLGAEVVKKSVITEESKKYWAYQPVKRPAVPNVKDGAWAKTPIDAFVLAKLEAKGLKPVKPAERAALIRRAYYDLTGLPPTPEEVDAFVNDKSADAYEKLIDKLLASPHYGEKWGRHWLDVVRFAETNGYERDGPKPYAWRYRDYVIKSFNDDKPYDQFVKEQLAGDEIPGYNPDAVVATGFYRLGIWDDEPADPLQAVFDGYDDLVATAGQAFLGTTFNCARCHDHKADPIPQTDYYKFVAFFRDIKPYSENRDVRSAFNLTDITPPDQRQKYEEDLKKREARVAAIRKAMEAIEDEFIKTLPAEDQRASEGLDRPTVIATKVIPALKGKVKEDYTALRSERIGLERRTSPAGQQLALSVNNCDRKPPVTHLLVRGSPHAPGKEVQPGFPEVLGLPEPTIPAPRAGMKSSGRRTVLADWIANKDNPFTARVFVNRVWQYHFGRGIVPSANDFGKLGEVSTHPELLDWLSAEFMAGNWKLKSLHKLIMTSSAYQLSATADADNLKADPSNALLWRFNMRRLSGEEVRDSILTVSGSLNLKQYGPSTYPKIPKEVLAGQSVPGQGWPTSAPAEANRRSVYAHIKRSLRVPVLVGFDQPDPDSSCPVRYVTTVPTQSLGLLNGEFANEQAELFAKRLQKDAADAPAQVARAIRLTTGRVPTPDEIKTDVAFIQNLKDKHKLDDFKALTQYCLLCLNANEFVYLD; via the coding sequence ATGACCCCGATCCGTTTCCCGCACGTTCTGGCCCTCGTCGCTCTCGCGGCGGGCGTTGTGGCGCTCGGCGCGCTGGCGCCGAACCGGTCGCCGGCGGCCGACGAGAAAGGCGACCCGCCGAAGTTCACCGCGGCGCAGGTCACCTTCTACGAGAAAGAGGTGCTTCCGGTGCTTCAACAGCACTGCCTGAAGTGCCACGGCGCGGACCCGGAGAAGATCAAGGGCGAGTTCAACCTCGCGACGCGCAAGGGCGTCCTCACGGGCGGCGAGAGCGGCCCGGCCGTGGACCTCGCGAAACCGGCCGAGAGCCTGTTCGTCAAGATGATCCACTACAAGGACGACCAACACCGGATGCCCCCGAAGGGCAAGATGCCGGACAAGGACATCGCGACGCTCGAAAAATGGGTGAAGGACGGGCTGCCGGTCCCGGCCGACCGCTTGGGCGCCGAGGTCGTCAAAAAGAGCGTTATCACCGAGGAATCGAAGAAGTACTGGGCGTACCAGCCGGTCAAGCGCCCGGCCGTTCCGAACGTCAAGGACGGGGCGTGGGCGAAGACGCCGATCGATGCGTTCGTGCTCGCCAAACTGGAAGCGAAGGGCCTCAAACCCGTCAAGCCCGCGGAGCGCGCCGCACTGATTCGCCGCGCGTACTACGACCTCACCGGCCTTCCTCCAACCCCCGAGGAAGTTGATGCGTTCGTGAACGACAAGTCCGCGGACGCCTACGAAAAGCTCATCGACAAGTTGCTCGCATCCCCGCACTACGGCGAGAAGTGGGGCCGGCACTGGCTCGACGTAGTCCGGTTCGCGGAGACGAACGGTTACGAGCGCGACGGCCCCAAACCCTACGCCTGGCGCTACCGCGACTACGTCATCAAGAGCTTCAACGACGACAAGCCCTACGACCAGTTCGTGAAGGAGCAGCTCGCGGGGGACGAGATCCCGGGCTACAACCCGGACGCGGTCGTCGCCACCGGGTTCTACCGGCTCGGGATCTGGGACGACGAACCGGCCGACCCGCTGCAAGCCGTCTTCGACGGGTACGACGACCTCGTCGCCACCGCGGGGCAGGCGTTCCTCGGCACCACGTTCAACTGCGCCCGGTGCCACGACCACAAGGCCGACCCGATCCCGCAAACGGATTATTACAAGTTCGTCGCGTTCTTCCGGGACATCAAGCCGTACTCCGAGAACCGCGACGTGCGGTCCGCGTTCAACCTCACCGACATCACCCCGCCGGACCAGCGCCAGAAGTACGAAGAAGACCTGAAGAAGCGCGAGGCCCGCGTCGCTGCGATCCGAAAGGCGATGGAGGCGATCGAGGACGAGTTCATCAAGACGCTCCCGGCCGAGGACCAGCGCGCCTCGGAGGGGCTCGACCGGCCGACCGTGATCGCGACGAAGGTGATCCCGGCGCTCAAGGGCAAGGTGAAGGAAGATTACACCGCGCTCCGGAGCGAGCGCATCGGGCTGGAACGGCGCACCTCGCCGGCCGGTCAGCAGCTCGCGCTGTCGGTCAACAACTGCGACCGCAAGCCGCCGGTCACGCACCTGCTCGTGCGCGGGTCGCCGCACGCCCCGGGCAAGGAAGTGCAGCCCGGGTTCCCGGAGGTGCTCGGGCTGCCCGAACCGACCATCCCGGCACCGCGTGCGGGCATGAAATCGAGCGGTCGGCGCACCGTGCTCGCGGACTGGATCGCGAACAAGGACAACCCGTTCACCGCTCGCGTGTTCGTGAACCGCGTGTGGCAGTACCACTTCGGGCGCGGGATCGTGCCCTCTGCGAACGATTTCGGCAAGCTCGGAGAAGTCTCGACGCACCCGGAACTGCTCGACTGGCTGTCGGCCGAGTTCATGGCGGGTAACTGGAAGCTGAAGAGCCTGCACAAACTCATCATGACGTCGAGTGCGTACCAGCTCTCCGCCACCGCGGACGCCGACAACCTCAAGGCCGACCCGTCGAACGCGCTCCTGTGGCGGTTCAACATGCGGCGCCTCTCGGGTGAGGAAGTGCGCGACTCGATCCTCACCGTCAGTGGCTCGCTGAACCTGAAGCAGTACGGGCCGAGCACGTACCCGAAGATCCCGAAAGAGGTGCTCGCGGGGCAGTCGGTGCCCGGCCAGGGCTGGCCGACCTCGGCTCCGGCGGAGGCGAACCGGCGCAGCGTGTACGCGCACATCAAGCGCTCGCTCCGCGTGCCGGTGTTGGTCGGCTTCGACCAGCCGGACCCGGACTCGAGTTGCCCGGTGCGGTACGTGACCACCGTGCCCACGCAGTCGCTCGGGCTGCTCAACGGCGAGTTCGCCAACGAACAGGCCGAACTCTTCGCGAAGCGCCTCCAGAAGGACGCCGCCGACGCGCCGGCCCAGGTCGCGCGGGCCATCCGCCTCACGACCGGCCGCGTGCCGACCCCGGACGAGATCAAGACCGACGTGGCGTTCATCCAGAACCTGAAGGATAAGCACAAACTCGATGACTTCAAGGCCCTTACGCAATACTGCCTGCTGTGCCTGAACGCCAACGAGTTCGTGTACCTGGACTGA
- a CDS encoding antitoxin family protein — protein sequence MVLKTIEVVFDGKTFVPSVPVDLPTGTKVTVELPDHGYPGPRAGAPTPARPLTAEEEEVWVEFMRANRSTPPDPPTFDDYLRQRRGEGRSFWTRTC from the coding sequence ATGGTGCTCAAGACGATCGAAGTCGTTTTCGATGGCAAAACGTTCGTGCCGAGCGTTCCGGTCGATTTGCCGACCGGAACGAAGGTGACCGTGGAACTGCCCGACCACGGGTACCCCGGCCCGCGCGCGGGCGCGCCGACCCCGGCGCGCCCGCTCACGGCCGAAGAGGAAGAAGTTTGGGTCGAGTTCATGCGCGCGAACCGCTCGACCCCGCCGGACCCGCCGACGTTCGACGACTACTTGCGCCAGCGCCGAGGTGAGGGGCGATCGTTCTGGACGCGGACGTGTTGA